The genomic region GCAGTTCACGACCTGGGTGTCACTCCTGACTGACCCTTCAGTGACGGGACTGTCGCGCGAACTGGTGCTGTCTGACGCGATGATGGGGTATCTCCATTTCATCGCCAACATTCCGGTAAAAGGCAATCGCTGGCTCTACAGCAGTAAGCCGTATGCGCTGACCACGCCGCCGCTGTCAGTGATTAACCAGTGGCAGGTCGCGCTGGACAATGGTCAACTGCCTGCGTTTATTAGCCAACTTGCGCCGCAGCATCCTCAGTATGCGGCGATGCATGCGTCGCTCGTCAAACTGGTAGAAGATTCGCGCCCTTGGCCACAAATCGCCAGTAAGGTAACGCTCAGACCGGGGCAATGGAGTAACGACGTGCCGGCGCTGCGTGAAATTTTACAGCGCACCGGGATGCTTGAAGGCGAGCCAGACATTGCCTTACCGGGAGATGAAACGCCAGCCATTCGTGCCGCCTATGACAAAGAGTTGGTTGAGGCAGTTAAACGCTTCCAGAGCTGGCAAGGTCTGGGCGCTGATGGGGCCATTGGACCGGCGACCCGTAACTGGCTGAATGTGACACCGGCTCAGCGGGCAGGGGTTTTGGCGCTTAACATCCAGCGTTTGCGTCTGCTTCCGGGCGAACTTACCACCGGGATCATGGTGAATATTCCGGCGTATTCGCTGGTCTACTACCAGAACGGAAATGAGGTTCTGGCTTCGCGAGTGATTGTCGGTCGACCGGACCGAAAAACGCCCATGATGAGCAGCGCGCTCAATAATGTTGTCGTGAACCCGCCGTGGAACGTCCCGCCGACGCTGGCACGCAAGGACATCCTGCCGAAACTGTGGAATGATCCTGGCTATCTGGAACGCCATGGTTATACCGTCATGCGTGGCTGGAATAGCCGGGAAGCGCTTGACCCATGGCAAATTGACTGGTCCACGATTACACCGTCAAATCTGCCGTTCCGTTTCCAGCAGGCGCCAGGTGCACATAACTCTCTGGGTCGGTATAAATTCAATATGCCAAGCTCAGACGCCATTTATTTGCATGACACGCCTAATCACGGTTTGTTTCAGAAAGATACTCGTGCGCTAAGCTCTGGCTGCGTACGGGTAAATAAAGCGTCTGAGCTTGCAAATATGTTGCTCCAGGACGCGGGCTGGAACGATACGCGAATATCGGATGCCCTCAGGCAGGGTGATACCCGCTACGTCAATATCCGCCAGACGATACCGGTAAACCTCTACTATCTGACAGCCTTTGTCGGCGCGGATGGCCGGACCCAGTATCGTACAGATATTTACAATTACGATCTCACAGCGCGATCCAGTGCACAAATTGTGGTAAAAGCAGAACAATTAATCAGATAAATGAAGAAGTTCTGATAAATATGTTGTCGTAATAAATAGCAAAAACGGGGTGCTTGTCTGGAGGCCCCGCCATTGCTGGGGTTAGGCCACCTTGACGGCAGCTTTTTTGCCAGTTAAGGTGCCCTACGTGCGCTGTAGCATATAGACGATAACATTGACTTGTAGACCTTAATACCATGGACAACTTTGACGCTAATCGCCGCAAACTGCTGGCGTTAGGTGGCGTTGCACTCGGTGCCGCCATCTTACCTGCACCTGCGTTTGCCACACTCTCCACCCCGCGTCCGCGTATTTTGACCCTCAATAACCTGCATACCGGGGAGTCAATCAAAGCGGAATTTTTTGATGGCAGAGCTTATATTCAGGATGAATTAGCCAAACTTAACCATTTTTTCCGTGACTATCGCGCGAATAAGGTGAAGTCCATCGACCCAGGACTCTTTGACCAACTCTTTCGTCTGCAAGGGCTGTTGGGGACCCGCAAACCCGTGCAGTTGATTTCTGGCTACCGCTCACCCGTGACGAATAACGAACTGCGTGCGCACAGCCGTGGGGTAGCGAAGCAAAGCTATCACACCAAAGGCCAGGCCATGGATTTTCATATTGAAGGTATTTCGTTGAGCAATATCCGCAAAGCTGCGTTATCTATGCGCGCAGGTGGTGTAGGATACTACCCACGCAGTAACTTTGTGCATATTGACACCGGGCCGTTGCGGCACTGGTGATTAACGAAACAGGGGCAGTATGAACTATCGTATTATTCCGGTCACCGCCTTCTCCCAGAACTGTTCTTTGATCTGGTGTGAACAAACCCGTCTGGCAGCGCTTGTCGATCCCGGCGGCGATGCGGAAACCATCAAACAGGAAGTTGAAGCCAGCGGCGTGACGCTGATGCAAATTCTCCTCACCCACGGACATCTCGATCACGTTGGTGCGGCGGCGGAACTGGCAGCCCATTACGGTGTACCCGTTATCGGTCCGGAAAAAGAGGATGAGTTCTGGCTCCAGGGCCTGCCTGCCCAGAGTCGCATGTTTGGCCTTGATGAGTGTCAGCCTCTGACGCCCGATCGTTGGCTCAACGAAGGGGACAGCGTCAGCGTCGGGAATGTCGCTTTACAGGTACTTCATTGTCCGGGCCACACGCCAGGGCACGTAGTGTTTTTTGATGATCAATCGAAACTGCTGATTTCCGGCGATGTGATTTTTAAAGGCGGAGTTGGGCGCAGTGATTTCCCGCGTGGCGACCATAATCAGTTGATTGATTCGATCAAACGTAAGCTGCTGCCGCTGGGTGATGACGTGACGTTTATTCCGGGTCATGGCCCGATGTCGACGCTGGGCTATGAGCGGGTGCACAACCCGTTCCTGCAGGATGAAATGCCAGTCTGGTAAGCGTAGAGGTTCTTGATGGCGCTGACCGTAGGCTGGATAAGGCAATACGCCGCCATCCGACAGATCTGAAAGTAAGAATGTTATAAGCCGGGTAGGCGCTATCGCTACCCGGCTTTTTTATTTTACAGTACTGCGACGATGGCTTCGCACAGCGGCGCCATGTTATCCGGCGTCATTCCGGCAACGTTGACGCGGCCAGAGGCCACGGCGTAAACGCCAAACTCTTCACGCAGACGCAGCACCTGTTCTTTGGTCAGGCCGCTGAAAGAGAACATGCCGTTTTGTTTGATGATGAAGCTGAAATCGCGATTCGCACCTTTCTCTTGCAAGGTATTCACAAACAGCAGACGCATACGCTGAATGCGCTGGCGCATGTCGGTCAGTTCCTGCTCCCAAATCGCGCGCAGCGCGTCGTTGCTGAGAATAGTCGCCACCACAGAAGCGCCGTGTGCTGGCGGGTTGGAATAGTTAGCACGAATGACGGACTTCATCTGGCTGAAGGCGCGGTCTACGGTTTCAGCGTCAGCCGCAACGAGCGTACAGGCACCTACACGCTCGTTGTACAGGCCAAAGTTCTTCGAGTAAGAGCTCGCGACGATCAGCTCTTTGTGCAGTGCGGCAAAGGCGCGCAGACCTTCTGCATCTTCTTCCAGACCACGGGCAAAGCCCTGGTACGCGAAATCAAACAGCGGCAGCCAGCCTTTTTCTACAGAAAGTTGCGCCAGCGTTTGCCATTGCTCTAGCGTAGGGTCGATCCCGGTTGGGTTATGGCAGCAACCGTGGAACAGCACCACATCCCCAGCCTGGGCTTCGCTCAGGCTATTTAGCAGCGCGTCGAAGTCCAGAGAGTGGCTTTCAGCGTCGTAATAGGCATATTCGCGCACTTCCAGACCGGCGGAATTAAACACGCTCTTGTGGTTCGGCCAGCTCGGATTGCTCACCCACACGCGTTTTGCCGATGTGTTTTTCGCCAGGAAATCGGCAGCAACGCGCAATGCGCCAGTACCGCCTGGGGTTTGCGCCGTGCGTGCGCGCTTGTCGTTAACCAGCACGCTGCCTTTACCGAACAGCAGTTCCTGTGTGCAACGGCCAAATTCAGGAATACCGTCAATGCCGAGGTAATTTTTCGTTGTTTCATTTTCGAGGAGATACTGCTCGGCTTTTTTTACGCTGGTAAGCACCGGCGTTTTGCCAGTTTCATCTTTATATACACCGATTCCAAGGTTGATTTTCCCGGGGCGGTCATCAGCACGAAACAGATCGGCCAGGCCCAGAATTGGGTCGGCAGGGGCGGCGGTAATGTTCTCAAACATGACGAGGTTCCATTGTGGTTACAGAAGGGAATTCCGCTATCAGGTTAACGGTAGATTTACAAAATGCCAACCGTTACTGATGAAAACTCTGAAGGATTTGTGAAGTCGCAAGATTACGCTGACAGGCAAAAAAAAACAGGACCGAAGTCCTGTTTT from Citrobacter sp. RHB25-C09 harbors:
- the ldtD gene encoding L,D-transpeptidase, whose amino-acid sequence is MLLNKFGGRRLSAMSICLAVAFGPLFSVQADEPEVIPGDSPAVVSEQNLAQPQTQSVATAVMAGVQQLPEGAAEKARAALQSQLPSGYTPVYMNQLELLYAARDMKPMWENRDAVKAFQQQLAEVAIAGFQPQFTTWVSLLTDPSVTGLSRELVLSDAMMGYLHFIANIPVKGNRWLYSSKPYALTTPPLSVINQWQVALDNGQLPAFISQLAPQHPQYAAMHASLVKLVEDSRPWPQIASKVTLRPGQWSNDVPALREILQRTGMLEGEPDIALPGDETPAIRAAYDKELVEAVKRFQSWQGLGADGAIGPATRNWLNVTPAQRAGVLALNIQRLRLLPGELTTGIMVNIPAYSLVYYQNGNEVLASRVIVGRPDRKTPMMSSALNNVVVNPPWNVPPTLARKDILPKLWNDPGYLERHGYTVMRGWNSREALDPWQIDWSTITPSNLPFRFQQAPGAHNSLGRYKFNMPSSDAIYLHDTPNHGLFQKDTRALSSGCVRVNKASELANMLLQDAGWNDTRISDALRQGDTRYVNIRQTIPVNLYYLTAFVGADGRTQYRTDIYNYDLTARSSAQIVVKAEQLIR
- a CDS encoding YcbK family protein, yielding MDNFDANRRKLLALGGVALGAAILPAPAFATLSTPRPRILTLNNLHTGESIKAEFFDGRAYIQDELAKLNHFFRDYRANKVKSIDPGLFDQLFRLQGLLGTRKPVQLISGYRSPVTNNELRAHSRGVAKQSYHTKGQAMDFHIEGISLSNIRKAALSMRAGGVGYYPRSNFVHIDTGPLRHW
- a CDS encoding MBL fold metallo-hydrolase: MNYRIIPVTAFSQNCSLIWCEQTRLAALVDPGGDAETIKQEVEASGVTLMQILLTHGHLDHVGAAAELAAHYGVPVIGPEKEDEFWLQGLPAQSRMFGLDECQPLTPDRWLNEGDSVSVGNVALQVLHCPGHTPGHVVFFDDQSKLLISGDVIFKGGVGRSDFPRGDHNQLIDSIKRKLLPLGDDVTFIPGHGPMSTLGYERVHNPFLQDEMPVW
- the aspC gene encoding aspartate transaminase; this translates as MFENITAAPADPILGLADLFRADDRPGKINLGIGVYKDETGKTPVLTSVKKAEQYLLENETTKNYLGIDGIPEFGRCTQELLFGKGSVLVNDKRARTAQTPGGTGALRVAADFLAKNTSAKRVWVSNPSWPNHKSVFNSAGLEVREYAYYDAESHSLDFDALLNSLSEAQAGDVVLFHGCCHNPTGIDPTLEQWQTLAQLSVEKGWLPLFDFAYQGFARGLEEDAEGLRAFAALHKELIVASSYSKNFGLYNERVGACTLVAADAETVDRAFSQMKSVIRANYSNPPAHGASVVATILSNDALRAIWEQELTDMRQRIQRMRLLFVNTLQEKGANRDFSFIIKQNGMFSFSGLTKEQVLRLREEFGVYAVASGRVNVAGMTPDNMAPLCEAIVAVL